The nucleotide window GTACGCTGTTCGATATGACAGCGGACTCAGGTCAGTCGGCCATCGATCCGAACAAGATCGCTTACGTGTACATGCAGGTGGCGGACCACATCGCCGACCGCATCGCCAAGGGTGACCTGCGGCCCGGTGCTCGACTGCTCGGCGAGCGAGCTCTTGCTGAGGACTACGGGGTGGCCAACCTGACGGCCCGCCGCGCCGTCCGCGAGCTCCGTGAGCGCGGGCTCGTCGTTACCCTCCCCGCCAAGGGCACCTTCGTCGCGTACCCCGAGACGGCAGAGGACGGCCAGGAGCAGGAGCAGGAGCAGGAGTAGTAGAGGTTCGTGGGCGTTCGCGTTCACCGCGCGCGGGCACAAAACAGGCATGCCATGCTGCCTCTCCGCCCCGCACGACGTCCTGCGATCCGCCGCCACCTTCGCCCCCACCCTGCTCCGAGCCCTCCACCACGCAGCCCGTCGCGGAACGGCGCAGGCGCGCCACCCCCAGCGCCGCCCCCATGACCCCGACGCCATATCCGCCGTCAACCTGGAACTGGTCACCCTCACCGAGGACCGGGCCGTCATGACCTGGCACACCGGTGTGGCGGGCAGCGACGACGGGTTCGGGCGCATGGTCCCCGCGGTGACCGAGGGCGAGGTCGTCTACGGCACCCACCCCGCCCGGCTGAACCGGACCGCGTCCGAGGGGCGGAACACCGCGCACCACTACGTCGAGCTGACCGACCTGGAGCCGGGGCAGACGTACTACTACCAGGCCCGTTCCCGTGGTTCGGCGGCCATGCCCACGCCGTTGCACCTGGTGAAGGGCAACGCTGTGGGGACCTCCCTGTACGGGTTCGGCACCCACGGCGGCCCGTACTCCTTCACCACGCCCCAGCCGCCTCCCGGCCGCCACCTGCTCTCGGTCGCGCTCTGCAACGACCTGCATCTCGGCGAGACCACCGCCGGGCTGGTGACGGGCGTGCCGTTGATGCGGGGCATTTCGCAACGGCTCGGGCTCGCCCCGTACCCGGAGGTCATGGGCGAGGCGCTGGTGCAGGAGGCGCACCGGCGCGGGGCCCGGCACCTGCTGGCGGCCGGGGACATATCGGCGGGCGGGGCACCGGGTGACCTGGCCCGGGCCAGACGGCTGCTGGACGGGTTCGGCACGCACGGGCGGGACTATTTCGTGGTCCGGGGAAACCACGACCGGCGGGCGCAAGCCGTCGCCGGGGCAGGCGGGGACAGCTTTCTGGACGCCTTCCCCAGCGACGGCGGCGGCGGATCGGGAGACGGGGCGGCGTACTTCGCGCGGGACCTCGGCGGCCTCCGCGTCCTCGGCCTGGACACGTACGAGAAGAGGGGGAGCGGCGCCGGCGCGGGCGGCCTGTCCGACGAGCAGATTGCCTGGTTCCGGGCTCAGTTGCGGGACCACGCGGACCAGCCCACGCTGGTCTTCGGGCACCACCCGCTGACCGTACGCAACTCGCCGTTCCCCGTGACGGGCGGACAGTGCCTGAACCGTCGCCAGGCCCGCGCGATCCTCGCCGCGTACGCCGCCGCACCCGGCGTCTTCCTCCACCACGCGGGCCACACCCACCGCAACAAGCGCACGGTCCTGCCGCAGGCGCGGCACGTCACGTTGCAGGAGGTGGGCGCCGTGAAGGAGTACCCGGGCGGCTTCTGTCTGCTGCGCATCCACACCGGCGGTTACGCACTGAACTACTACAAGACCAGCAGCGGACCGGCGCGGGAGTGGAGCGAGCGCAGCCGGCGCGTGGCGGCGGGCCTGTGGCCGCAGTACGCGCTCGGCCGCTCGGTCGCGGATCGCAACAGCGTCACGGTCCGCGACCTGTCGGGCATCACGCCGGCCGCGGCACGGCACTCTCCCGCGCACGCGCGCGGCTGATCACCGCCCGGACCGAGTGCGTAGGCTCTCCTGGGTTCGCGCACGCCAGCTCGCGACGTACCCTTCGTCACCGCCGGAACCGGGGAGAACAGCCGACATGGCCCGCTACATGGAAACGCTCACCATCGAGCGTGGTGGTTTTCGGATCAAGGTGCCGGAGTCGTGGTGGGAGTTCGACGTGCGGCCCGAGTCGCGGGAGGACTCGATCCGGCGCATGGTCGACGAGCGGATGCGGCAGCAGCCCGAGCTGGCCAAGTACAGGGACACGTACGCCGCCTTCCTGCAGAAGGCCGCGGCCGACGCCTGGAAGTCGGGCGCCCTGTACTGCGGCTGCATGGCCGAGAGCTTCGGCGGCGACATCCCGATCACCGGGTCGATCACCGTCTCCCTCGTCGGCGGGCGTACGAAGGAGGGTGAGCCCCTCTCCACCGATCCGCAGGTCATGGCGTCCCAGCTCGCCGTGCGCGAGGCCAAGAAGGAGGGCGACGCGTGGCGCAAGGTGACCACGGTCGACATCCCGGACGTCGGGCCGGCCGCGCGGACGTACGGCATCGAGGACATCCCCGTACCCGGTGACGCGCTCAATCGCACCATCCGTGCCGTGCTCATGCAAACGTTCATCCCCGTCCCGGGCCAGGAGGGCAAGGTCGCCCTCGTCGCCGGGAGCAGCCAGGTGCTGGACCTCGCGGAGTCGTTCTTCGACATCTTCGACGCGATCACGTCGACGTTCCGTTTCGCGGAGTAGGGCCATGGGTGAACGGCGGCGTCCGGCGTAGCCAAACGGCGCCCCCGCAGCTTCCCCTCGGTCTCCTCCGGCTTCCCTCGTGACCTTTTCATCGAACGCCCGTACCCGATAACTTCACTTGTGCGTACGAGTGCTTGATGAGGTTGGCGTGACGGGGGTTGCGTGGTGGTGGGGTATCGGCCGACGGACTGGTATGTGCTATATGCCATGCCGCAGTCCTTCGCCGGAACCTGCTGGCGGACGGCCGTCCGGTAGGAGCAGGCCAGGCGGCGGCCCACATCGTCCCCTCCACGTTGAACCGGGCGATCGGACGCACGGCCGACAGCCGCGCCATTCTGAGTCGCTATGGAGTCGACATCGACGAGGCGGCGAACGGAATACCCTTGAATCACTCACGACCCCACAACTTCACCCACCGCAACCCGTTCCTGCTGCGGCTCAATCAGCACCTCGCCGCGACAGAGCGAGCCGGTCTGGCCCGAGGGCTCACCAACCAGCAGATCGGTGACACCATTCGCCAGGAACTGCGGGAGATCGGGCGCCAGGTCACGCACGAGTTGTCACCCTCGCAGATGGTGAACAGCATGCCCGCACCGACCGCCCGTTGGACAAGGCTGACATTCTGACAGAAGGCACCATGACGTCTGCAGAGAAACAAGGCCCTCTCTCCGTGTACCGCCTGCTGCCGAGCATGCGGGAGTTCCAACTTCTGCATTTCGACCACTCACCCGTGGAACTCATGCGCTGGCAGCTCGGCGGCTCCGTCGGCGAACCCCCCACCGACTTCCACGCCGAATGGGGAGGCGATCCGCGGTGGCCCAGAAGTGAATTCCCCAACGGGGATCCCAGTTGCCCACTCCTCAGCGGCCGCATCGTCGACGCCCTGGGAGACGAACTCGCAGCGGCGGGGCGACTCGTGCGGATCGACATCGACGGAGGCGGGATCGTGGGAGGTGACTACTTCCTCCACATCGTGGAGCGAGTCGTCGACTGTTTCGACGAGCAGCGTTCATCGTCACCGGATCAGCTCGGCAGGATCAAGGAGTCGGTGTTCCGGCCGGACGCGCTGCCCGTCGAACTGGCGGCGTTCCGTTTTCCGCAGTTCCCCACGGCGGTCTGCTGGAACGGATGGATGGTGGAACGTCTCCGTGGGCTGCTGGGGGAGCAACTCGAGTCCAGGCTGGTGTGGTCGGAGGATTCGGAGCTCTCTCCGCACCCTGCCCCGTGGGGTTTCTGAGCGTCCGGCTCAGGCACGGCCGCTCGCGGCCCGCCGGTTCGAGGCAGGACTCCGTCGTCGCGCACTGATTGGTAACGGGCATGTGGCGCATGTGGGGCATGTGGAACGGGTGAGGGGGAGACCTTGATCAGCCGGACCTCGCGGCTCTCCGTCCACCGGCTGATGCCGGGCCCCGGAGAGTTCCGGACGCTGTCTCTCGACGAGTACGCGCACCGGAAGCTGATCCGGTGGCTGCGTACAGGGTCCCCGGCGGACCTTCCGGCGGAACTGCGCGCGGAATGGGTCGGGAACCCGCGACTGAGGCCGGCGGAGTTCCCCTGCGGTTACCCGGGGGCTCCCGTGTTCGGGCGCCGGATCGCCGATCTGCTGCGCGATGAACTGCACGCTGCCGGAAAGTACCTTCCGGTCCTCCTTGCCGAGGAGGACGCGAAGGAGGGCGCCCCGGACTACGTCCTCTACGCTGTGGACAAGGTGGTCGACTGCGTCGACGTGCGCCGGCCGTCGAAGCCGAAGAAGGGCACGGGCAGGATGAAGGCGACGGTCTTCCGCCCCGATGCCCTGCCGACCGGTCTGCCCGCCTTCCGGGTGCCCGAACATCCCGGGGCCGTTCACTGGAACGGGTGGATGGTGGAGCGCCTGCGCGGGCTCCTGGGCGACGATCTGGAGGCCCGGCTCGCCTGGTCCGAGGACCGGTCCCGTATCCCGCATCCCGACCCGTGGGGCTTCTGAGCCGTGGTTCCCGGGCGACGGCCGGCTGCCGCCCGGCTCAGCTGTGCTCGGCTCCGCCGCCGCTCCCCGCCCGCACCTCCTCCAGCAAACTCCGCAGCGCAGGCGGCAGTTCGGGCACGGTCGAGCCCGCCGACCGGGCCGCGGCCAGGGCCTGTGCGTACTCCACCGCCGTTTCGCGCAGGCGCTGCTGCTCACGGTGTTTGCGGGCTCCTGCCGGCCAGGTCGTGATCGCGAACAGGACGGCGAAAAGCGCGGCCATGCTGCCGAGAGGGTTGTCCTCGGAGAACGACCAGGCCACACAGTCGATCGCCACGAACAGCAGCAGGCACCCCGCCTCACCGTGCCAACCGCTCTCCTCCGCCATGGCCTCGTACGACGCGACCGACGCAGCCGACGCAGCCGACGCGACCGACGCGACCGACGCGACCGAGGCGACCGAGGCGGGCTCGGCGGGGACGGACACGGGGAGGGCTGCCTTCACCTCCGTCGTCAACAACCCCGCCTCCTCGTACGAAGGAATCGGCACCGTCTCCCGGCCTCCGCTCATCGAACGGCCCACCAGCCGGTCCGGGACGTACGCCACCGCCACCACGAACAGCGGGCCCGCCGGCCCGAACGCCCGCTCCGGGCGGCCGTCGGGGGCGGGCAGGGCCGAGCCCACGAACGGCCGAGGGACGACGGGCCCGGCGAAACCAGCGAGCTGCGCAATTCGGAGTTTCCGGTTGTTCGTCGAACATGCGGGGAATTCTCGGGGCGAAAACACGGTGGCGCAGGACCCTTTGTCGAACAAACCGGTCGAGGTCTTGGGCGAACGGGGCAGATCGGACTGTCGGGAACGTCCCTGCACACGCCGACGCAGAAGAGCAAGAAGAGTAAAAGTGCCCATATTCGGGAGGGGGGATTCACTGTCCTATTGCGTCGGTTGACACGGGCGGGTTTTGTCGCTCGAATGTGATCAGCGCACCGTTGGATATTCCGGTGTGAGAGGCACGCCCATCCGGTAAATGGCGAGTCGCCATCAGTCCGGACAAAGTCGCCAGGACGTCACATCCGAGGCGGGGACGTGTCCACGGCTCACAGGAGCTCGCATCATGAGCACGACTCACCGCACCCGTCCCCGTGCCGTCGGCAGGGGAGTGCTGGCCGCCGTGACCGCCATGGTCGGCGCGGCCGGTTTCATGTCGGTCGGCACGACCGCGACCGCCGCCACGGTCACACCTCCCCCGGTCAACGCCGACTTCGACTACCAGATCGGCGCGCCCTACGCGCCCGCCTCCGGAGTGAAGGTGGTCTCCCGCGACCACACGGCCTCTCCCGTCGCCGGCCTCTACAACATCTGCTACGTCAACGCCTTCCAGGCGCAGACCGGGGCCGAGAGCGAGTGGGGGGACCTGCTGCTGCGGGACGCGCAGGGAGCGATCGTCTACGACGAGGACTGGGACGAGGCATTCCTCGACATACGCACCGCGACCAA belongs to Streptomyces sp. V3I8 and includes:
- a CDS encoding AHH domain-containing protein, with translation MRGGGVSADGLVCAICHAAVLRRNLLADGRPVGAGQAAAHIVPSTLNRAIGRTADSRAILSRYGVDIDEAANGIPLNHSRPHNFTHRNPFLLRLNQHLAATERAGLARGLTNQQIGDTIRQELREIGRQVTHELSPSQMVNSMPAPTARWTRLTF
- a CDS encoding winged helix-turn-helix domain-containing protein, encoding MTADSGQSAIDPNKIAYVYMQVADHIADRIAKGDLRPGARLLGERALAEDYGVANLTARRAVRELRERGLVVTLPAKGTFVAYPETAEDGQEQEQEQE
- a CDS encoding metallophosphoesterase translates to MPCCLSAPHDVLRSAATFAPTLLRALHHAARRGTAQARHPQRRPHDPDAISAVNLELVTLTEDRAVMTWHTGVAGSDDGFGRMVPAVTEGEVVYGTHPARLNRTASEGRNTAHHYVELTDLEPGQTYYYQARSRGSAAMPTPLHLVKGNAVGTSLYGFGTHGGPYSFTTPQPPPGRHLLSVALCNDLHLGETTAGLVTGVPLMRGISQRLGLAPYPEVMGEALVQEAHRRGARHLLAAGDISAGGAPGDLARARRLLDGFGTHGRDYFVVRGNHDRRAQAVAGAGGDSFLDAFPSDGGGGSGDGAAYFARDLGGLRVLGLDTYEKRGSGAGAGGLSDEQIAWFRAQLRDHADQPTLVFGHHPLTVRNSPFPVTGGQCLNRRQARAILAAYAAAPGVFLHHAGHTHRNKRTVLPQARHVTLQEVGAVKEYPGGFCLLRIHTGGYALNYYKTSSGPAREWSERSRRVAAGLWPQYALGRSVADRNSVTVRDLSGITPAAARHSPAHARG